One Brassica napus cultivar Da-Ae chromosome A5, Da-Ae, whole genome shotgun sequence DNA window includes the following coding sequences:
- the LOC106397319 gene encoding protein SCO1 homolog 1, mitochondrial, with amino-acid sequence MASALCRTASRLRPVQLCYRFRAVSDLLSPSSPSPACISDHGDFSLHRSFFSLSGGIERLKMDQRRLLSTSASGTTSKPSSGESEAKSSGENEKSGGSEGSDGGGSDQKSDRASGKHARGAPVSWMSFFLLFATGAGLVYYYDREKKRHIEDINTNSKAVKEGPSAGKAAIGGPFSLVRDDGKRITEKDLMGKWTILYFGFTHCPDICPDELIKLAAAIDKIKEKAGVDVVPVFISVDPERDTVQQVHEYVKEFHPKLIGLTGTPEEIKSVARSYRVYYMKTEEEDSDYLVDHSIVMYLMSPEMNFVKFYGKNHDVDSLTDGVVKEIRQYRK; translated from the exons ATGGCGTCTGCTCTATGTAGAACTGCAAGCCGTCTTCGTCCCGTGCAGCTTTGTTATCGATTTCGCGCCGTAAGCGATCTACTGTCCCCGTCGTCTCCGTCTCCGGCGTGCATCTCCGATCATGGAGATTTCTCTCTTCACCGATCG TTTTTCTCACTTAGCGGTGGAATCGAACGGTTGAAGATGGATCAGAGACGTTTGCTGAGCACTTCTGCTTCTGGTACAACCTCTAAGCCTAGCTCTGGCGAATCGGAAGCGAAATCTTCCGGTGAAAACGAGAAATCTGGTGGATCCGAGGGTTCAGATGGCGGCGGTTCCGATCAGAAAAGCGACCGCGCGTCTGGGAAACACGCGCGTGGAGCG CCGGTTTCGTGGATGAGCTTCTTCTTGCTGTTTGCTACTGGAGCTGGATTGGTCTACTACTATGATCGGGAAAAGAAACGTCACATCGAAG ATATAAATACCAATTCTAAAGCGGTCAAGGAGGGACCATCAGCTGGGAAAGCAGCTATTGGAGGACCATTCAGCCTTGTAAGAGATGATGGGAAACGTATCACGGAGAAAGACTTGATGGGAAAATGGACAATCTTATACTTTGGGTTCACTCATTGTCCTGATATCTGTCCTGACGAGCTTATTAAGCTAGCTGCTGCCATTGACAAAATAA AGGAAAAGGCAGGAGTAGATGTGGTGCCGGTGTTTATCTCTGTGGATCCTGAAAGAGACACAGTTCAACAAGTACATGAATATGTCAAAG AGTTTCATCCGAAATTGATCGGTCTGACCGGGACCCCTGAAGAAATCAAATCGGTGGCTCGTTCTTACCGGGTTTACTACATGAAGACGGAAGAGGAAGATTCAGACTATCTCGTTGATCACTCTATAGTCAT GTACTTGATGAGTCCAGAGATGAATTTTGTGAAATTCTACGGGAAGAATCATGACGTTGACTCGTTGACCGACGGTGTTGTAAAAGAGATTCGACAGTACCGGAAGTGA